Below is a window of Prionailurus viverrinus isolate Anna chromosome A1, UM_Priviv_1.0, whole genome shotgun sequence DNA.
gacacaaagggATTGAGTCAGGCAAGACCCAGAAGATTTGGGGCCAAATTAAATGTTACTGCTCgatgggaaagaagagaggaaggaggataTGGAAATACACAGCCCAGTTTCTGCTGAGATGATAGGCTCTGGAAACCCACCCCGCATGCTCACTGTTAACTCAGTACTGGTTTGTGTATTTTCCGAATCTGCAGTGGGTGGCTTCAGCAGTCACCCGGGGACCGGGCACCCGGCGCCCTGTGATGACTTTTCcctctcacggttcttgggattTCTCTGGAAGGTTCTAATTCAAAGGCAGCTTTTATTTGGAAAGCTTCAGAAGTCATTTCACTCTACACATTATATGAGGAGTAAAAGGCTTGTTTACGTTTAGCTCCACTGCTCTTAAACCCTTGTTCTTGCTGGTAAAATTTATGTGAGTGGGAGGGAGATTATTCCTAGGTATGGGGTTTGTGTtagaagttactttttttttccattctcattcACCAAATAGGTACTGAGCACCCACTAGATGTCGGGGTACATGGGCAAAGCACCTGTTTCAGAGCTTGTGCAAAACCTCAGTTTCTGAGGTAGCCAAGCCCTGCACTTTTAGCCCTGCGTTGAACCACAGGTAGTGCTGACGGCCCTGTTCTTGTCATGGCTGAAGGCTTCTGGGAGATGGATCTTTGGGGAGCTACCTTAGCTGAGGCTCTCTTGGTTGAATCTCTAAGCACAGCAGCACAAGCCAAAGCTTCCTGTTGAGTAATGTGGCCTAAGgggagagaaatgagagaaagttCAAAGTCAACAATcttacaaaacaaataagcaaacaacctTGCAAATGTTTATGAATCCATAAAATTTCCTCTACTCTGCACGGTAGAAACCATTGTGTTTAACACACCCAGGTTGTAGGATCTTTGAAGACAGGCAGTGTACTTCTCTTCTTTTGCATTGCTCATTCagttaagttaaaaaatacatggtCATTGATCAACATGACAAATCAGTTGGGGAGGGACTTGGGCCATGAGTCATCTGAGCCTGACCTGtgtatcttcattttcaaaattttcctcAAGCCAGAAACTGATATATTGAATCTCTGTCAGTGTTTTTAGAGTGTAGGCTGCAGACCAGCCACAACACAATCATCAGGCTGAGGCCACATTTAATAACGCTTTTttgaaaattcagatttctggCTCTATGCCAAAGACTTTCCTAATCAGAAACTCAGAGAGTTAGGTCTGGAAATCTGCATTTTGATATCTCACGCAGGTAGATCTTATGCGCACTAAACACTGAATGTCTCTGCTCGGGTTTCCTTGGCCTCTATGCAATTTTACTCTACGAACAAAGCTAGTAGATGATGCTTCTGCAAGACTTCAGGCAATCCTGAGCAGGCTGCATTGAGCTTTGCCACTTACCGGTCACATGATCCTGGCCAAGTGATTTAACTTATTCACCTCTCAATTTTCCTTTCTGCAAAATGTGGGTTATAAAAGCACCTACCTTTTGGATGGAGGTGACTGAGTTTCAAGTAAGACAACATTTGCAAAGTGCTCCGAACTGTCCCTGGCAGATAGGAAGGCCTGATAACAGATACCTATTGTTAATGTTCTTGTTATTCAACCATTTGCAAAAACCGTGTCTTTTATGCAAACGCAGGAACAACAATATAAGGTTGATGTGCTAATGTTAAGTGAGCTGCTTAGAAAAAGAAAGCTCTTCCAGTGACAGAGGCCAGCTGGAGACCCAAGTCATTTGCTAGAAGAAAAGAGACTCAACGACAGTCACATCTTTCACAAGGTTGTTGCTTAAAGTCTGTGAAGATCTTTTGCAACCATCATTTCATTTGTGCTTCATAAAATCCCATGAGGTTGCTAGAAGAAGAGAGATGTCAGAGCATGGGCGTGAAAATGCATGATCTGTGCAGGCGACGGCCCTGATATTCACTCTAAGACTTGAGCAAGTTGTATAATGTGTCTGAGCTGCAGTTCCCCACTGCTGTGAACTGGGGagaaaatgtataatatataatattacatattatatgtgtAGAGCTCCTAGCACAAGGTCTCTAGCGTGGGAAATGCTCACGAAATGTAACTGTTATTGTTGTGAGTAAACCAAGCCTCTGAATTCGCACATCCAGCAAGCGGCTGACCTGTGGTTTGAGCCTAGACCATCTGCCTAAGCCCATTGCCATCTCTACTAGATCAAGTGCCTGTAAATCTCAGACAGTTGTTGACATTTTATGGCAATCCATACTCTGATTTCTTGAAGCCCTCTTAATTTACCCATAAAGCCTTGCTTAGGATTGTCAGGGataatcatttttaaacatgGCCTGCCAGCCATGTTATAAAATAGCACACTGGCAGAGGAGGCCATTCTACTTGAATTATTTATCTGGAAACTTGACTTCCGGCTGCAGCACTCGAGTCCCTCCCTAAGGTGCCTGGTTTGGGTCAGGTAGTTAAAACTCACCAAGCAGCTGCTGGTGCCGAAGGCTGTGAATATAGCGGTTCTGCAGGGCCTCCCACTGGGGCCTGGAATTGTAAATCCTCATGATGCTGTAAAAATAGCGCTGCTGCCCTTGGGTTAGGTCCTGTCGGAGCAGAGCAGGTGATTTTGATGAGTTGGTGGAATTCTCTAGGACTACGAGTGTGATGTATTCAAAGCTGACTTCTTTTggaaataagatatatatatgtatacatatgtatgtataacaattttatgtgtgtgtgtgtgtatatatacaaattgtgtgtatatatatatgtatgtatacacacacacacgtatatatatatatatatatacacacacacacatacatgtaacAATTGGAAAACAACAATTGGGTAGTTTCTTCCCCTAGTTTATTTAAACAACTTCCACTGGCCTGTGTGATAGTAAAAATGGATAAGCAAACATTCTAGGTTAAGTAAGTAGGTCAAGGTATTGGGCTGAGAGAGATCTAAGGATTTCtaacatcttaaaattttatttatctattatgaTCCTTCTTGGAGAAGGTAGGCCATGAGAATCTACACAGGGCCTGACATAGACCCGGCTTCTGAATGGGGTCAAGAGAACTTCCCACCAAGAGTTGTCAGTAAGCAGGGGGAGATAGCTGGATGAGTGGATGGGTAATGTGATAAAGGTTCAGCATTATTTAGTTAAAAGGTGCTATgaacacagaggaggaaaataaacTCTGTGCAAGGCTTTCTAAATGAGTTGACCAAAACATCGGAGTCTTAGGGTGAGGAGAAATTCCCCCAAAGAACCAGAATACCGGTTCTCAAAGGgtattggcatcacctgggaacttgctagaaatgcaaattctcaggctccacccTAGATCTACAGAAGCCTAAACTCTGGGGAGTGGGACCCAGAACTCTgggttttaacaagccctctggGTGATTCTGACACAAGCacactaaaatttgagaaccactgtgctggaagaaaaagaaaggctaatTAGTGGGAGAAAGTGGTACAGATTTCCAATGGGGCACAAAATATCTGGATATATTGGgaagcagactttttttttctttcttcaagcaAAATATAGAGTCTGAGCTGGGAAAGGCTTAGAGGTAGGCAGGGGAAGGTCATAAAAGCCTTATAGATGTAATGTTCCGACTCAAATCTTAAAAgtaatacttaaaaaaagtttaaagattaTCTTTTATATGAGGAGCCATTGAAGGTCTTTATTTAAGTCCGTGATTCTCAAAGGGAGTGATTTTGACCATTGAGGACATTTGACAATGTgtaaagacatttttggttgtcataaatGGTGAAAGGGAAGATGTATGGTACTGGCAGTCAGTAAGTAGGAGCCAGGAGTGCTGCTGAACATCCCACAGTGCACGAGACAGCCTCCCGGTCCCTcgtaacaaagaattatccaaccCCAAATGTCATCCTTTCATGTGACCAGATTTTGCAGCTGGCCCTGCTGTGGAGGATGAGCTTCTGGGAAGACAGACCATTGGTAGGGAGAGCATTTAGAAGGATGACCTCTAGGGCAAGCAAGGAGCAAGAAGGGCTGGGACTACAGTTTCTGTTATATACCTCATCTATCATCAATGCTTATCGTATGtagatggggagactgagatAGTGGCATCAGCATTCtagaaaaatcaaagaacaagAAGTTCACCATAGgctaaaaaattcaaaacaatgacAGAATTTTCAAAGCAAGTTGTTAACCATTGtaatgaaaactaaatttaagTGAATCAAATGTAAAAGTAAAGTGACTTTCATCTGTTAGAAATTTggtgtggaggggtgcctgggtagctcagtgggttaagagtctgactcttgatttcagctgaggtcacgatgtcacccttcatgagttcgagccctgcactgagctctgtgccaacagtgctgaattctctctctccctctctctgcccctcccctgctcgctctctctctctctctctctccctcactcaaaaataagtaaataaacttaaaaaaaatggtatggAGTTGAAGCCTGTgtgtcaaatttattttctggtgTCTAGAGACCTTAAGCTTGATATTGAAAATGTGTCCAGAGTGAAGGTAGCAAAGCCAAGTATTTCTCAATTTGAGACATCATTTCAACTTTACAGTTTGTGAATTAgatgttttaaaagataatatcTTTGAAGAAGATAATCGATTCTTAATTAAGCTTTTTCAAATGACAGACAACAATATAATATGAAAATAGCAAGCCAGTTTCAAAAGCAAAGCTCCAAAGGGCAATGGGAATAATCATTATAGAAGATAAAATCTTAGCAGTTATTGTTTTATttcgtggggcgggggggggggggggggaatgctaTGTCCTTTCCTTAGCAGGGATCTGAGCTTCCTAAATAACAGTCTTAATATTCTTACCCTATTGCTTATCCTTCCTTGAGGCGATGGAAGAGAACTTAACTTTTGCAAAAAGTATTTATGAGAATGGCTTTAAATAACTTTGACTGAAAGGCACTAACATCATTCTCTAGCAGGGAGCCATAACATGGTTGCTTCCCGCCACCGATTAGTGCTTTCGCAATGAAGACAAGACTGtccacagagctcctaaaatggGCTGGGTATAGGATCGGATCATCCAAGGGCTCATTTATTCACCACACAGGCCGTCAACGTGCACTGAGGGCCTTTGTCAGGCACGATGTTACCAAATACTGGGTAAACAAAGACATGAGAAAAAGTTCTCCAGCTTTGAAGGAGAGACCTACAAATTTTCTCCATTAGCGAATGATACGCTATACCTTCAGTAAAGAAGTCtccaaggcagaggaagggacGCGAATACAAGGAATCCGTGGAACATTCCCAAGTTTTTGCTGTCTTTTCcgtttttctcccattctttatcCTGTGCCTCCAGGGAACAACAAAGCATAGCATGAAATTGCA
It encodes the following:
- the FAM216B gene encoding protein FAM216B: MGEKRKRQQKLGNVPRIPCIRVPSSALETSLLKDLTQGQQRYFYSIMRIYNSRPQWEALQNRYIHSLRHQQLLGHITQQEALACAAVLRDSTKRASAKVAPQRSISQKPSAMTRTGPSALPVVQRRAKSAGLGYLRN